Proteins encoded together in one Salvelinus namaycush isolate Seneca chromosome 26, SaNama_1.0, whole genome shotgun sequence window:
- the LOC120021103 gene encoding pre-mRNA 3'-end-processing factor FIP1-like — translation MVQEAKGTEGEEEEDSDSDDDDDVKVTIGNIKTGAPSYMGTGMNLSLKPARGYASAAAIKLQPKGIDIETLGAFNGAPVVEVEMDIFEDKPWRKPGADLSDYFNYSFNEETWKGYCERQRRLQLGLEPSAPLSFENKITVQQGRATTLEKDTELPSIKPDYKPDFPPASVLALAANRLKAGPPPNRKLGGTIDVIGGQTGAIRRVEGRRREMQEQNPIQVLGDHGNKVQPLVPPAGPPPPLPMGMPPPHFLHPPPPVSGMPPPLHPPGIPPPSITGLFLPPLAPPPTLMMPPVDSSRAPLPFGYNSGESSFISYPPVSSSHMPWGSVLEKGGEDRGRGHWEYQGSHRERERERDQERDHTPTTSEYNEDDRYHYYSHDRESEREFEHSYLHVHDSSGRRSREREEHQRDRRHRDKEESGKHKSSKRKQHDDEGEGHRRHKHKKSKRSKEDKDVPEDMLGCGEEHKD, via the exons ATGGTGCAG GAAGCCAAAGGTACTGaaggtgaagaggaggaggacagtgaCAGTGATGACGATGATGACGTCAAGGTCACCATTGGTAACATCAAAACTGGTGCACCTTCCTACAT GGGAACGGGCATGAACCTGAGCTTGAAACCAGCTCGTGGCTATGCCTCAGCAGCAGCCA TTAAGCTGCAGCCCAAAGGGATAGATATAGAGACACTAGGGGCCTTCAATGGTGCACCAGTTGTGGAGGTGGAAATGGACATCTTTGAGGACAAACCATGGAGAAAGCCAG GTGCCGACCTCTCAGACTACTTCAACTATAGTTTTAATGAGGAAACGTGGAAGGGATACTGTGAGAGACAGCGCAGACTACAGCTTGGCCTGGAGCCCAGTGCTCCTCTCAGTTTTGAAAACAAGATAACA GTTCAGCAGGGAAGGGCAACCACTTTAGAAAAGGATACCGAACTGCCTTCCATCAAGCCTGATTACAAGCCAGATTTTCCCCCTGCTTCAGTCCTGGCCCTCGCCGCCAACAGACTGAAGGCAGGACCCCCACCTAACAG GAAATTGGGTGGAACTATTGATGTGATTGGTGGACAGACAGGAGCCATTCGCCGGGTTGAAGGCCGAAGGAGGGAAATGCAGGAACAGAATCCTATCCAG GTGCTCGGAGACCATGGTAACAAGGTACAACCCTTGGTTCCACCAGCAggacctccccctcctcttccaatGGGTATGCCCCCACCACACTTCCTGCATCCTCCTCCACCAGTATCTGGTATGCCCCCACCTCTTCACCCCCCAG GTATACCCCCACCTTCCATTACAG GCCTGTTCCTACCTCCCCTTGCTCCTCCCCCTACCTTGATGATGCCACCTGTGGATAG CAGTAGAGCCCCTCTTCCTTTTGGATACAACAGTGGAG AGTCAAGCTTCATTAGCTACCCTCCAGTCTCATCATCACACATGCCTTGGGGCTCTGTGCTGGAGAAGGGGGGGGAAGACAGAGGACGAGGGCATTGGGAGTACCAAGGAAgtcatagagaaagagagagagaaagggatcaAGAGAGAGATCATACTCCAACCACCAGCGAATATAA TGAGGATGACCGTTACCACTACTACAGCCATGATCGAGAGAGTGAGCGAGAATTTGAGCACAGTTACCTTCATGTTCATGACAGCAGCGGTAGGCGtagcagggagagggaggagcatcAGCGAGACAGACGCCATCGTGACAAGGAGGAGAGTGGTAAACACAAGTCTTCCAAACG CAAGCAGCATGATGATGAGGGGGAGGGGCATCGCAGACACAAGCACAAGAAAAGCAAACGCAGCAAAGAAGACAAGGATGTCCCAGAGGATATGTTGGGGTGTGGGGAAGAGCACAAGGACTGA
- the wdr55 gene encoding WD repeat-containing protein 55, with the protein MAASLEVGAISIMTGSDDLKTEDTGDESVEETKDDLKKDQDSEEDEPAEEPREPRIRETPEDIKLDAIVNTLAFHPKQDIFAAGDIDGDIYVYSYSCTEGESKELWSSGHHLKSCREVAFSHDGQKLFSVSKDKSVHLMDVEGGKLVTRIAKAHSVPINALLLVDENVLATGDDGGTLKVWDMRKGTSFMDLKHHDDYISGIAIDQAKRMLLTSSGDGTMGVFNIKRRRFELLSEFQSGDLTSVAIMKRGKKVVCGSSEGTMYIFNWNGFGATSDRFAVKAESVDCIVPITDSILCAASMDGVIRAINLLPNRVLGCIGQHVGEPIEQIARSRDSRFLASCAHDQMIKFWDISSLRDMTVSDYRKRKKKDGNLKSLSKKAYGGGDDFFSGLMEETEAKKEEKEEDEGDSDSDSD; encoded by the exons ATGGCGGCTTCCTTG GAAGTCGGGGCTATTTCGATAATGACTGGTTCTGATGATTTGAAAACAGAAGATACCGGG GATGAGTCGGTAGAGGAAACAAAAGATGATTTGAAAAAAGATCAAGATTCTGAG GAAGACGAACCGGCAGAGGAACCAAGAGAGCCAAGGATACGCGAAACGCCAGAGGACATCAAACTCGACGCAATTGTCAACACATTGGCCTTCCATCCAAAACAAGATATTTTTGCTGCCGGGGATATTGACGGTGATATTTACGT ATACTCCTACTCGTGCACAGAGGGGGAGAGCAAGGAGCTATGGTCGTCTGGACATCATCTCAAGTCCTGCAGGGAAGTTGCTTTCTCTCATGATGGACAGA AACTGTTCAGCGTTTCAAAAGACAAGTCAGTCCATCTCATGGATGTGGAAGGGGGAAAACTTGTCACACGCATCGCCAAAGCCCACAG TGTCCCAATCAATGCACTGCTGCTGGTGGATGAGAATGTGCTCGCCACCGGGGATGATGGGGGGACACTGAAGGTTTGGGACATGAGGAAGGGCACATCGTTCATGGACCTGAAGCATCATGATGACTATATCAGCGGCATTGCTATTGACCAGGCCAAGAGAATGCTTCTCACCTCCAG TGGTGATGGGACGATGGGGGTCTTCAACATCAAGAGGCGGCGATTTGAGCTCCTGTCAGAGTTCCAGAGCGGGGACCTTACCTCGGTGGCCATTATGAAA CGAGGGAAGAAGGTGGTGTGTGGCTCCAGTGAAGGGACTATGTACATCTTCAACTGGAACGGCTTTGGAGCCACCAGTGACCGCTTTGCTGTGAAGGCAGAATCTGTGGACTGCATTGTTCCCATTACAGACAGTATACTGTGTGCTGCCTCCATGGATGGAGTTATACG TGCCATAAACCTCCTGCCCAATCGGGTACTGGGCTGCATAGGGCAGCATGTTGGGGAGCCTATTGAGCAAATTGCCCGCTCTCGCGACTCACGTTTCCTGGCGAGCTGTGCCCATGACCAGATGATCAAGTTCTGGGACATTTCAAGTCTCCGCGACATGACAGTCAGTGACTAccggaagaggaagaagaaagaTGGAAACCTCAAGTCCCTCAGCAAGAAAGCCTATGGGGGTGGGGATGATTTCTTTTCTGGACTGATGGAAGAGACTGAGGCAAAaaaggaagagaaagaagagGATGAAGGAGACAGTGACAGCGACAGTGATTAA